A window of the Lolium perenne isolate Kyuss_39 chromosome 7, Kyuss_2.0, whole genome shotgun sequence genome harbors these coding sequences:
- the LOC127317984 gene encoding uncharacterized protein: MDWYDWLSRAGLGEGLAAEYAALFESNELDAADVRHLDHAFLATMGVAVAKHRLQILKLARKESSASAAITVLPWRATRLLAVAAQRSARSVAGCLRSATARRDRRAAVAPRPLELCQQRINGGGSGATRGPARWKGAPAVADSRGTATKLAAFLAQFSKPVLMLTKSSGIKGTKNGAVTPTTRSAKAIAAGCFASTETGSDYDADDDDDDETDDGGGEDPETPWESMFQNLNPT, translated from the coding sequence ATGGACTGGTACGACTGGCTCAGCCGGGCGGGGCTCGGCGAGGGCCTGGCCGCCGAGTACGCGGCCCTCTTCGAGAGCAACGAGCTCGACGCCGCCGACGTCCGCCACCTCGACCACGCATTCCTCGCCACCATGGGCGTCGCCGTTGCCAAGCACCGCCTCCAGATCCTCAAGCTTGCCAGGAAGGAGTCATCCGCCTCTGCCGCCATCACCGTCCTGCCGTGGCGCGCCACCAGGCTGCTCGCCGTGGCCGCGCAGCGGTCCGCGCGCTCCGTCGCCGGCTGCCTCCGCTCGGCAACAGCGCGCCGGGACAGACGCGCGGCCGTCGCGCCGCGCCCGCTGGAGCTCTGCCAACAACGCATAAACGGCGGCGGCAGCGGAGCTACGCGAGGGCCGGCGCGGTGGAAGGGCGCGCCGGCTGTCGCGGACAGCCGCGGCACGGCGACGAAGCTGGCGGCTTTCCTCGCGCAGTTCAGCAAGCCCGTGCTCATGCTCACGAAGAGCAGCGGGATTAAGGGAACGAAGAACGGCGCCGTGACGCCGACTACGCGCAGCGCCAAGGCCATTGCGGCGGGGTGCTTCGCGAGCACGGAGACGGGCAGCGactacgacgccgacgacgatgacgatgacgagactgacgacggcggcggcgaggatcCAGAGACGCCGTGGGAGTCCATGTTCCAGAATCTGAATCCCACTTAG